GGCCGGTTCGCCAGCGCCGATGAGGCGGTGGCCTATGCGCTGGACCTGATTGAACGGCGCAAGGATGCGCTGGACGCCGCGCGCATCACACTGGACGATTTGCTGGATGACCGCCTGTCGGACGCTGTCGACACGGACGTGACGCTGAGCCTGGCGGAAGCCCAGGCGCGTTATGACGCGCAGTCCTGACACTGTCCGGTTCAGCGTCAGGGCGCTGGCTGATCTGGACGCGATCCATGCTTACACGCTCGATAAATGGGGTCCGGAGCAGGCGCGGACCTATATGCTGGACCTGATCACTTTCGCC
The window above is part of the Hyphomonadaceae bacterium ML37 genome. Proteins encoded here:
- a CDS encoding type II toxin-antitoxin system RelE/ParE family toxin → MTRSPDTVRFSVRALADLDAIHAYTLDKWGPEQARTYMLDLITFARQQLTATTLGGSYGEEVKAYSQRGAHRMC